One Rhodothermales bacterium DNA window includes the following coding sequences:
- a CDS encoding nitrous oxide reductase family maturation protein NosD has translation MICRRRIISGLALCLLLAGAGTARDITVGPDGAVATLKAAIALAHDGDRIIVQPGVYHEGTIEVFKSIEIIGVDRPVFDGDGGQAFTVTADNVTIRGLVIRNVTVSFVEDRAGIKVDDVRGCRIEDNRLEDTFFGIYLAKSANCQILGNQIIGAAHRESQSGNGIHLWYSRDIVIEDNVVSGHRDGIYFEFVEDALIQRNVSTGNVRYGLHFMFSDRCTYVQNRFQQNGAGVAVMYTENVQMTDNIFEDNWGGSSYGLLLKDITDSHIVSNVFRGNSTGLYAEGINRVRVESNDFEENGWAVRIMANSMDNTFSNNNFTGNTFDVATNSRNNFSTFHANYWDNYRGFDLDRDGFGDVPFRPVRLFSQIVQQNEPALMLLRSFFVSILDFTERIIPIMTPDTLVDSKPVMNRIQ, from the coding sequence ATGATTTGCAGGCGTCGCATCATATCCGGATTGGCACTGTGCTTATTGCTCGCAGGAGCTGGGACAGCCCGCGACATCACAGTCGGGCCCGACGGCGCAGTCGCTACGCTGAAGGCAGCGATCGCCCTGGCACACGACGGCGACCGGATTATCGTGCAACCGGGCGTATACCACGAGGGCACGATCGAGGTCTTCAAGTCGATTGAAATCATCGGTGTCGATCGTCCGGTATTCGACGGAGACGGAGGTCAGGCATTCACCGTCACCGCCGACAATGTCACGATCCGGGGACTCGTTATACGGAATGTCACGGTCAGCTTCGTAGAAGATCGGGCCGGAATTAAGGTCGACGATGTCCGCGGTTGCAGGATTGAAGACAATAGACTTGAGGACACGTTCTTCGGCATCTATCTCGCCAAATCGGCGAACTGCCAGATTCTTGGCAACCAGATTATCGGCGCGGCCCACCGGGAGTCACAGTCGGGCAACGGAATCCACCTCTGGTATTCGCGGGATATCGTGATCGAAGACAACGTGGTTTCCGGACATCGGGATGGGATCTATTTTGAGTTCGTTGAAGACGCGCTTATTCAACGCAACGTCAGCACCGGCAACGTCCGATACGGGCTCCACTTCATGTTCTCCGACCGGTGCACATATGTCCAGAACAGATTTCAGCAGAATGGCGCCGGCGTAGCGGTCATGTACACGGAGAACGTGCAGATGACGGACAACATCTTCGAAGACAACTGGGGTGGATCATCCTACGGACTGCTACTGAAGGATATCACTGACAGTCACATTGTCTCAAACGTCTTCCGGGGTAACTCGACCGGCCTGTATGCCGAAGGCATCAATCGTGTGCGAGTTGAAAGCAATGATTTCGAGGAGAACGGATGGGCCGTCAGAATTATGGCCAACTCCATGGACAACACGTTCTCGAACAACAACTTCACGGGGAACACCTTCGACGTCGCGACGAACAGTCGCAATAACTTCAGTACGTTCCATGCGAACTACTGGGACAACTATCGCGGTTTCGATCTCGACCGCGACGGCTTCGGCGACGTCCCGTTCCGGCCTGTCCGCCTCTTTTCTCAGATCGTACAGCAAAACGAGCCCGCGCTGATGCTCCTCCGGAGTTTCTTTGTGAGCATCCTCGACTTTACCGAGCGCATCATCCCCATCATGACTCCGGATACGTTGGTAGACTCGAAACCAGTTATGAACAGGATCCAATGA